The following are encoded together in the Solenopsis invicta isolate M01_SB chromosome 14, UNIL_Sinv_3.0, whole genome shotgun sequence genome:
- the LOC105207780 gene encoding tropomyosin-2 translates to MEAIKKKIAALKLEMDAANEKVEVNETKAKQENIRADRLNDDLRDLQKRLTQLERDYTVAKANLEQSTADLEQCEKSWSRAEQDRTVLTKRVQEIEASLTKKEELRLSATLKLARATELADDAQRMCNVLADRSRLDEERTEKLMAELKDARLIAEDADAKSDEIAKKLQFVEEELEAAEERVKTSEAKIVEREDELFIVQNIVKSLEVSEEKANQRVEDFKVQLKSLKKKLKEAEKRAITAERTVKTLLKEVDMKEDELREEKEKYKAVCDDMDATFAEMTGY, encoded by the exons ATGGAGGCGATCAAGAAGAAAATCGCGGCATTGAAGCTCGAGATGGACGCCGCGAACGAGAAGGTCGAAGTTAACGAGACGAAAGCGAAACAGGAGAATATAAGAGCAGACAGGCTGAATGACGACCTCAGGGATTTGCAGAAACGATTGACCCAATTGGAACGAGATTATACTGTCGCCAAAGCTAACTTGGAGCAATCAACCGCTGATCTAGAGCAGTGCGAAAAATCTTGGTCCAGA GCTGAGCAAGATCGTACTGTTTTGACGAAGAGAGTGCAGGAGATCGAAGCGAGTCTTACCAAAAAGGAGGAGTTACGTCTTTCCGCCACACTCAAGCTAGCACGTGCGACCGAACTCGCGGACGACGCGCAAAG AATGTGTAATGTCCTAGCGGATAGAAGTCGCTTGGACGAGGAACGTACGGAGAAGCTGATGGCGGAACTAAAAGACGCGAGATTAATCGCTGAAGACGCCGACGCGAAATCCGACGAGATAGCCAAGAAATTGCAATTCGTGGAGGAGGAATTGGAAGCTGCTGAAGAAAGAGTGAAGACTAGTGAGGC AAAAATCGTAGAACGCGAAGATGAACTCTTCATCGTGCAAAATATCGTGAAATCCCTCGAAGTGTCAGAGGAGAAG GCGAACCAGCGAGTAGAAGACTTTAAGGTGCAACTGAAGTCTTTGAAGAAGAAACTGAAGGAGGCGGAGAAGCGCGCAATTACCGCCGAGAGGACAGTCAAAACGTTGCTAAAGGAAGTGGATATGAAAGAag ACGAACTcagagaagaaaaggaaaagtaCAAGGCAGTTTGCGACGACATGGACGCAACGTTCGCCGAGATGACAGGATACTAA
- the LOC105207779 gene encoding tropomyosin-2-like, whose product MNAIKKRLQMLKLEKDLAMDKADLCDQQAKEANRKEEKLRDEVRELAKKLVQMEHDLEVSKAQLLKSNRDLEIKERLYIVTQSELAILNRKMQQCMQNLEKSEERRLSAQVKLAQAMETAEDAKRICKVLENRSKQDEERMDQLMARLKEARLIAEDADTKSDEISRKLAFVEDELEAAEERVKSSEAKILEREDELFIVGNIFKSLEVSEEKANQRVEEFKAQLKELKVKLKTAEKRAIIAEKTVKIFTKELDKREDYLLKEKEKYKYICDDLDSTFSELTGY is encoded by the exons ATGAATGCTATTAAAAAACGACTGCAGATGTTAAAGCTCGAGAAAGATCTCGCGATGGACAAAGCTGATCTGTGCGATCAACAGGCGAAGGAGGCAAATCGGAAGGAAGAAAAATTGAGAGATGAGGTTCGCGAACTGGCGAAAAAGTTGGTGCAAATGGAGCATGATCTGGAAGTGAGTAAGGCCCAACTGTTAAAATCAAACAGGGATCTCGAGATAAAGGAGAGGCTATACATCGTG ACGCAGTCGGAGCTGGCGATACTGAATAGAAAAATGCAGCAGTGCATGCAGAATTTGGAAAAGTCGGAGGAGCGACGTTTGTCAGCTCAAGTGAAGCTCGCGCAAGCCATGGAGACTGCTGAAGACGCAAAACG CATCTGTAAAGTCCTGGAGAACAGGAGCAAGCAGGATGAAGAGAGGATGGACCAACTGATGGCACGGTTGAAGGAAGCGAGGCTCATCGCTGAAGACGCTGACACTAAATCCGATGAGATTTCGAGAAAATTGGCGTTCGTCGAAGATGAGCTCGAAGCTGCGGAAGAAAGAGTTAAATCGAGCGAAGC GAAAATTCTCGAGAGAGAAGACGAGTTATTTATCGTTGGCAATATATTTAAGTCCTTGGAGGTGTCCGAGGAAAAG GCTAACCAAAGGGTGGAGGAATTTAAAGCGCAGCTGAAAGAATTAAAGGTGAAACTGAAAACTGCCGAAAAGCGTGCCATAATTGCTGAGAAAACTGTCAAGATATTCACGAAAGAATTGGACAAGAGGGAAG ATTATCTgctaaaagaaaaggaaaaatacaaatacatatgCGACGATCTGGACTCGACGTTTTCGGAGCTCACGGGATATTAA